Proteins encoded in a region of the Saccharomyces eubayanus strain FM1318 chromosome V, whole genome shotgun sequence genome:
- the GPA2 gene encoding guanine nucleotide-binding protein subunit alpha — protein MGLCASSEKNGSPPASQTTSTATGSAGRAKASSQQQPQGHRQKITKTAGRPGQQQQQQQQQQPEPAAPAHSVKDNNITAINAISPTVTANTNGSQQINIDSALRDRATNGPAQPTVSDASSGSNNKELKVLLLGAGESGKSTVLQQLKILHQNGFTEQEITEFIPLIYQNLLEIGKNIIQARTRFNVNLEPDCVLTQQDLSEIMSFEMPNNYTDQFPPDLATMIAELWALPSTQRLISGPNASKFYLMDSTPYFMENFTRITSPNYRPTQQDILRSRQMTSGIFDTVIDVGSDIKMHIYDVGGQRSERKKWIHCFDNVTLVIFCVSLSEYDQSLMEDKNQNRFQESLVLFDNIVNSRWFARTSVVLFLNKIDLFAEKLNRVPMENYFPDYTGGADINKAAKYILWRFVQLNRSNLSIYPHVTQATDTSNIKLVFAAIKETILENTLKDSGVLQ, from the coding sequence ATGGGTCTCTGCGCATCCTCGGAAAAGAATGGTAGCCCTCCTGCCTCGCAGACCACCAGCACTGCCACCGGCAGTGCTGGCAGGGCCAAGGCATCGTCACAGCAGCAGCCGCAAGGGCATCGACAGAAAATTACAAAGACTGCAGGCAGGCCCGgtcagcagcagcagcaacaacaacaacaacagccgGAGCCGGCAGCGCCTGCACACAGTGTAAAGGACAACAACATCACCGCCATCAACGCGATATCTCCCACGGTCACCGCCAACACCAACGGATCGCAACAGATCAACATCGACTCCGCTTTGAGGGACCGGGCGACCAACGGCCCGGCSCAGCCAACGGTTTCCGATGCCTCCAGTggcagcaacaacaaggAGCTCAAGGTGCTATTGTTGGGGGCCGGTGAAAGTGGGAAATCCACCGTCCTGCAGCAGTTGAAGATTCTACACCAGAACGGGTTCACCGAGCAGGAAATTACAGAGTTCATCCCGCTGATCTACCAGAATCTGTTGGAGATCGGCAAGAACATCATCCAGGCGAGAACCAGGTTCAACGTTAACCTGGAGCCGGACTGCGTCCTGACACAGCAAGACCTGTCCGAGATCATGTCCTTTGAAATGCCCAATAACTACACAGACCAGTTCCCACCAGACCTGGCGACCATGATTGCCGAACTATGGGCGCTGCCCTCTACACAGCGCTTAATCAGCGGCCCCAATGCATCGAAGTTCTACTTGATGGATTCTACCCCTTACTTCATGGAGAATTTCACCAGAATCACCTCGCCCAATTACAGACCCACCCAGCAAGACATACTGAGATCAAGACAGATGACCTCGGGGATCTTCGACACCGTCATCGATGTGGGCTCGGACATCAAGATGCACATCTACGACGTGGGTGGCCAGCGCTcggaaagaaaaaaatggatcCACTGCTTCGACAACGTCACTTTGGTCATCTTCTGCGTCTCTCTGTCGGAGTACGACCAGTCGCTGATGGAGGACAAGAACCAGAACAGGTTCCAGGAGTCCCTGGTGCTCTTCGACAACATCGTCAACAGCAGATGGTTCGCCCGCACATCTGTGGTGCTCTTCCTAAACAAAATTGATTTGTTCGCCGAAAAACTAAACAGAGTACCCATGGAAAACTACTTCCCGGACTACACAGGTGGTGCGGACATCAATAAGGCTGCCAAGTATATCCTTTGGAGATTCGTCCAGTTGAACAGGTCGAACCTAAGCATATACCCTCACGTCACCCAAGCTACAGACACCTCCAACATTAAATTGGTGTTTGCGGCCATCAAGGAAACCATCTTGGAAAACACATTGAAAGACTCTGGGGTGCTGCAGTAA
- the RPN3 gene encoding proteasome regulatory particle lid subunit RPN3: MASAAVMMDVDSSGVNDLHHSEKKYAEQDQIQELLNVLNEISKTTTTLDPRYIWRSLKDLSSLRNQELLNAEILSFTVNVLYPDSSSFKKNLLKFINSNHKSSVSDSDELRNSYPASFYTVNTEKKTIEVTPEINCFIHLLVQLFLWDSKKLEELVAFNRKVVIPQLLCFYNLRSLNLINAKLWFYIYLSHETLSRGCMENDNDNQNIILRSTMMKFLKIASLKHDNETKAMLINLILRDFLNNGEVDSASDFVSKLEFPHIDVSSSLEARYFFYLSKINAIQLDYSTANEYIIAAIRKAPHNSKSLGFSQQSNKLHCCIQLLMGDIPELSFFHQSNMQKSLLPYYHLTKTVKLGDLKKFTSTITKYKQLLLKDDTYQLCVRLRSNVIKTGIRIISLTYKKISLRDICLKLNLDSEQTVEYMVSRAIRDGVIEAKINHEDGFIETTELLNIYDSEDPQQVFDERIKFSNQLHDEYLVSMRYPEDKKTQQKEKNENGDDDDDMLDGDLLDDMSDISDLDDLGFL; encoded by the coding sequence ATGGCTAGTGCTGCAGTGATGATGGACGTGGACTCCTCCGGTGTCAATGATTTGCACCATTCCGAAAAGAAATACGCGGAACAAGACCAAATTCAAGAGCTTTTGAACGTCTTGAACGAGATCTCCAAGACCACCACCACACTAGACCCCAGATACATATGGAGGAGCTTGAAAGACTTGAGCTCTCTTAGAAACCAAGAGCTTTTAAACGCAGAAATTCTATCTTTCACAGTGAATGTCCTGTACCCTGATTCCTCgtcatttaaaaaaaatctacTGAAATTCATTAATTCCAACCACAAGTCATCAGTATCCGACTCAGACGAGCTTAGAAACTCGTACCCGGCTTCATTTTACACGGTGAacactgaaaaaaagaccATTGAAGTAACACCTGAAATTAACTGTTTCATCCATCTCTTGGTTCAATTATTTTTATGGGACAGcaagaaattggaagaGCTGGTGGCATTCAATAGAAAGGTCGTTATCCCACAATTGTTGTGTTTTTACAACCTGCGTTCCTTAAATCTGATCAACGCTAAGTTATGGTTTTACATATATTTAAGTCATGAAACATTATCACGTGGCTGCATGGAAAACGATAACGataatcaaaatataatttTGAGGTCCACCATGATgaagttcttgaaaatcGCCTCTTTAAAACACGACAATGAAACTAAAGCCATGTTGATCAACTTAATTCTAAGAGATTTCTTAAATAACGGTGAAGTCGATAGCGCGTCCGATTTCGTCTCCAAGTTAGAATTTCCTCACATAGACGTTTCCAGTTCATTGGAGGCAAGGTACTTCTTCTACCTATCCAAAATCAATGCTATTCAATTGGACTATTCCACCGCAAATGAATACATTATTGCAGCCATAAGAAAGGCTCCACACAACTCTAAGAGTTTGGGGTTTTCACAGCAATCAAACAAATTACACTGTTGTATTCAATTACTAATGGGTGATATTCCAGAATTATCATTTTTCCACCAATCGAATATGCAAAAATCTCTTCTGCCTTACTATCATTTAACCAAGACCGTCAAACTAggtgatttgaaaaaatttacatCCACAATCACAAAGTATAAACAGCTTTTATTGAAAGATGACACTTACCAACTTTGTGTCAGATTAAGATCTAATGTTATTAAGACAGGTATAAGAATCATTTCTTTAacttataaaaaaatctccTTAAGGgatatttgtttgaaaCTAAATTTGGACTCGGAGCAAACTGTAGAATACATGGTTTCAAGAGCTATCAGAGACGGTGTCATTGAAGCTAAGATCAACCATGAAGACGGGTTCATCGAGACCACAGAATTATTGAACATTTACGACAGTGAAGATCCCCAACAAGTATTTGATGAGAGAATTAAATTTTCCAATCAACTACATGATGAATACCTTGTTTCCATGAGGTACCCTGAGGATAAAAAGActcaacaaaaagaaaagaatgaaaacggtgacgacgatgatgatatgCTTGATGGCGATCTATTGGATGATATGTCAGATATCTCGGATCTTGACGATTTGGGGTTCTTATAA
- the SRB4 gene encoding Srb4p, producing MTTEEPAPKHSDSETGIKLALDPNLITLALSSNSNSNLHSPASDEPVPRSGEKVDDNAHLEGDEVENKTKKDNDKRLKFLKNKNSLVSNPHEIYGSMPLEQLIPIILRQRGPGFKFVDLNEKELQNEANQRDNDDADDSNNNEKKDGNAEDENVQVGEDFMDVDYEDKNDTSNLINEAEHKTNETGEADDNVGTMMTQEQFVKRRKDMVEHINLAMNESSLALEFVSLLLSSVKESTGMSSMSPFLRKVVKPSSLNSDKIPYEPPTKEEFIELDILNKGWKLQSLNDSKDLLRRSFNKLSFILQNEHDYWNKIMQNISNKDVIFKIKDRSTGQKLLAIKYGYEDSGSTYRHDRGIANIRNNIESQNLDLIPHSSSAVKSTDFLHSVKKFLRVRIFTKIESEDDYILSGESLMDGDGDNDETETKDIRKQIQILKKIIFEKELMHQLKKECALLISYGVSIENENKVIIELPNEKFEIELLTLDDDSIVNHEQDLPKINDKRADLMLVMLRLLLVVMFKKTLRSRISSPQRVTNLKVDNDVLLIRPILGKVRFANYKLLLKKIIKDYVLDILPGSSITETEIKREESQENENIDDENITRLNKEIRAFDKLLTVPKRELEINLPPSEHKSPRLSLILESPNYCNALIHIKFEDTSEANAVTFDTTFSDFKEVEDFLHFIVSEFIQQKKM from the coding sequence ATGACGACAGAAGAACCAGCGCCAAAACACTCTGATTCCGAAACAGGAATTAAATTGGCATTGGATCCGAACTTAATAACATTGGCACTAAGCTCTAACTCAAACTCCAATCTTCATTCACCAGCATCTGACGAACCAGTGCCTAGATCCGGAGAAAAGGTGGATGACAATGCTCACTTAGAAGGTGATGAAGTGGAGAACAAGACAAAGAAGGATAATGACAAGAGACTGAAATTTctgaagaataaaaattcATTGGTCAGCAATCCACATGAAATTTACGGTTCCATGCCATTAGAACAATTGATCCCAATCATTTTAAGACAGCGTGGTCCAGGATTTAAGTTTGttgatttgaatgaaaaggaattacAAAATGAGGCTAATCAACGCGATAACGATGATGCCGATgacagcaacaacaacgagAAGAAAGACGGCAATGCTGAGGATGAAAACGTACAAGTGGGAGAGGATTTCATGGATGTTGATTatgaagacaaaaatgaTACATCAAATCTAATCAACGAAGCGGAGCACAAGACAAATGAAACCGGTGAGGCAGATGATAACGTAGGGACGATGATGACACAAGAACAATTTGTCAAGAGAAGGAAAGACATGGTAGAACATATCAATTTAGCTATGAACGAATCGTCTCTAGCTCTAGAATTCGTTTCTTTGTTACTATCAAGCGTTAAAGAATCTACGGGCATGTCTTCAATGTCTCCgtttttgagaaaagtTGTAAAGCCTTCCAGTTTAAACAGTGATAAAATACCATATGAACCGCCTACAAAGGAGGAATTTATTGAGTTAGATATATTAAACAAAGGCTGGAAGTTACAAAGCTTAAACGATTCTAAAGATTTATTACGCAGGAGCTTCAATAAATTAAGTTTTATCTTGCAAAATGAGCATGATTATTGGAACAAGATAATGCAAAATATCAGCAACAAAGatgttattttcaaaattaaagatAGATCTACCGGTCAGAAGCTATTAGCAATCAAATATGGGTATGAGGATTCCGGATCTACGTATAGACACGATAGAGGTATTGCCAACATAAGGAATAACATTGAATCTCAGAATCTGGATTTGATACCCCATAGTAGTTCTGCAGTTAAAAGTACGGATTTCCTACATTCGgtgaagaaatttttaagAGTCCGCATTTTCACAAAGATTGAATCTGAAGATGACTACATATTGAGTGGGGAGAGTTTAATGGATGGCGATGGCGATAATGATGAGACTGAGACAAAAGACATTAGAAAACAGAtacaaatattgaaaaagattatttttgaaaaggaactaATGCATCagttgaagaaagaatgcGCTTTATTGATTTCATATGGTGTCAGtattgaaaacgaaaataaagTTATAATTGAATTGCCTAACGaaaagtttgaaattgaGTTATTGACCCTTGATGATGACTCCATAGTCAATCATGAACAAGATTTACCTAAAATCAACGACAAGAGGGCCGATTTGATGCTTGTTATGCTGAGGTTATTATTAGTAGTCatgttcaagaaaacaCTGAGATCGAGAATAAGTTCACCTCAAAGAGTCACCAACTTGAAGGTAGACAATGATGTGCTATTAATTCGTCCCATCCTGGGTAAAGTTAGATTTGCCAATTACAAACTgttactgaaaaaaatcataaagGATTATGTGCTGGATATTCTCCCCGGTTCGAGCATAACAGAGACTGAAATTAAGAGAGAAGAATcccaagaaaatgaaaatattgatgacgaaaacATAACGAGGTTGAACAAAGAAATCCGTGCCTTTGACAAACTGTTAACTGTACCCAAGCGTGAACTCGAGATAAACCTACCGCCATCCGAGCACAAGAGCCCCAGATTAAGCCTAATACTAGAAAGTCCTAACTATTGTAACGCATTGATTCACATCAAGTTTGAAGATACCTCTGAAGCCAACGCGGTCACCTTTGACACGACATTCTCTGACTTCAAAGAAGTCGAGGACTTCCTACATTTCATCGTTTCTGAATTcattcaacaaaagaagatgtaA
- the PRO3 gene encoding pyrroline-5-carboxylate reductase, whose product MTYTLAILGCGVMGQALLSAIYNAPKAADAATAAFYPSKIITCNHDEPSAQQVTDLVETFDESPNGITVDSTYGNNVSAVEEATVVLLGTKPFLAEEVLNGVKKVIKGKLLISLAAGWTIDQLTQYTSTVCRVMTNTPAKYGYGCAVVSYSADVSNEQKPLVNELISQVGKYVELPEKNMDAATALVGSGPAFVLLMLESLMESGLKLGIPLQESKECAMKVLEGTVKMVEKSGAHPSVLKHQVCTPGGTTIAGLCVMEEKGVKSGIISGVEEAARVASQLGQKKK is encoded by the coding sequence ATGACGTACACATTGGCTATCTTAGGTTGTGGTGTTATGGGCCAAGCGCTCCTTTCAGCCATTTACAACGCTCCAAAGGCTGCTGACGCAGCCACCGCTGCATTCTATCCTTCCAAGATCATCACATGTAACCACGATGAGCCCAGTGCACAACAAGTTACTGATCTTGTCGAAACATTCGACGAGTCACCTAACGGTATCACTGTGGACAGCACCTACGGCAACAACGTCAGCGCTGTGGAAGAGGCCACTGTGGTTCTTCTTGGTACAAAGCCATTTTTGGCTGAAGAAGTATTGAACGGCGTTAAGAAGGTCATTAAGGGAAAACTGCTTATTTCCTTGGCTGCCGGTTGGACAATTGACCAATTAACCCAGTACACTAGCACTGTGTGTCGTGTAATGACTAACACACCTGCCAAATACGGGTACGGCTGTGCTGTGGTATCTTATTCTGCCGATGTTTCCAACGAGCAAAAACCATTGGTTAACGAGTTGATTAGTCAAGTTGGCAAGTACGTCGAATTGccagaaaagaatatggaCGCAGCTACTGCATTGGTTGGTTCAGGCCCTGCCTTTGTTTTGTTGATGCTGGAATCCTTGATGGAAAGTGGGTTGAAGTTGGGAATCCCATTGCAAGAAAGTAAGGAGTGTGCAATGAAGGTGTTAGAAGGCACAGTCAAGATGGTTGAGAAGAGTGGTGCGCACCCATCTGTCTTGAAGCACCAAGTGTGCACACCAGGTGGTACAACCATTGCAGGATTGTGTGTCATGGAAGAGAAGGGTGTCAAGAGTGGTATTATCAGTGGTGTGGAGGAAGCAGCCCGTGTTGCTTCCCAACTAggacaaaagaagaaatag
- the YAT2 gene encoding carnitine O-acetyltransferase YAT2, with the protein MSSGSTIVSPDKSERTFRHEAELPKLPLPRLSDTLLHLKQSLEPLYYADGYYQHPLDPEQIEDLSSIINNFEKNPVSEKLQSKLQNYHDSRDCYLDELHLDINNHTSTREIQDDVLPRNPFLVLADDALPNISQADRSAVLVHSAARFVSALKQDLLPPDINATSGKPLSMAPFLNLFGTTRSPVFQHGEVENFNLNKPYTASDLEDPDYSDDEDRFSEATEKELADRKQKRKEDIFTGNGITIKKHPDSKHILIISRGQYYTLEVLDSMNRIIYTTAELTTIFQHIINDSSDSGKSTALGSLTSHSFRNWKYARKRLQKRYPNELYRIDSALFVLVLDESQEETINSDDDAADISQKFNRTITERDKKCTSANCKRVYYGTSIINNKGHQVGSCVSRWYDKLQLVVTADAKATVIWDSFTCDGSVVLRFTSEIYTESVLRLARDVNAGDPQFSLWPNVTQTDPETKKLMTATINANSEGPTEIDPKSVVEKIDWSFSNILNTHVHLSETKLADLISKYDIVRSSIPLGRRSAQRLGIKPDSMVQVALQIAHYALYGRMVFGFEPISTRGFKNSRSSFINIQNQELLELCQLFISSSIDGTGKLDKFIQTCETHHEMVKNAKSGVGYEKHFNALKYLFKFHDHFGISLNGDESSVAKDLFENPLVLPFSQPELIVANCGNAATTTFGITPAVPQGFGIGYIIKDDQVDLTVTSQFRQGDRLMFMLNWVLGEIRSYWRMSRGTSHNKTGVKISPVVDKLYEMDNAINNPSKHNGYTVSGTRQTSSSSQVNLNRYGGFFDLESHIDSRNISKSPSLKNLQKNFNGLMVNAENDHSSSAVSVPTEKEKLNTGHEILQIQPRELASNRLEAGDETDIDAGNTDGISSSSSATSLSSKKRNVINSRFDIDFDRSRVGRKVATLDQ; encoded by the coding sequence ATGTCAAGCGGTAGTACTATTGTTTCGCCCGACAAGTCKGAACGAACATTCAGACATGAGGCAGAACTACCCAAATTACCATTACCCAGATTGAGTGACACGTTGCTACACTTGAAGCAAAGTTTAGAGCCACTGTACTACGCGGATGGCTATTATCAACATCCCCTAGATCCAGAGCAAATTGAGGATCTGTCTTCCATCATcaacaattttgaaaaaaatccagTGAGTGAGAAGCTGCAATCCAAATTACAAAACTATCACGATTCTAGAGATTGCTATCTTGACGAATTGCACCTAGACATCAACAATCATACATCTACAAGAGAAATCCAGGACGACGTGTTGCCCAGAAACCCGTTCTTGGTCCTCGCGGACGATGCTTTACCAAATATCTCTCAAGCCGACAGGTCTGCCGTCTTGGTACATTCTGCAGCAAGATTTGTTTCGGCTTTGAAGCAAGATTTATTGCCCCCAGACATTAATGCTACCAGCGGTAAGCCATTGTCGATGGCACCgtttttgaacttgttcGGTACTACTCGTAGTCCTGTCTTCCAGCACGgtgaagttgaaaattttaatttgaataaacCTTACACTGCATCTGACCTGGAAGACCCAGATTATTCAGATGATGAGGACAGGTTTAGTGAAGCTactgaaaaggaattggCAGACCGGAAGCAAAAACGCAAAGAAGACATATTTACTGGTAATGGTATAACCATTAAAAAGCACCCGGATAGCAAACACATATTGATCATCTCCAGGGGCCAATATTATACTTTGGAGGTGTTGGACTCTATGAATAGGATCATATATACCACGGCTGAATTAACCACAATTTTCCAgcatattataaatgattcatCAGACAGTGGTAAATCAACCGCCCTAGGCAGTTTAACTTCTCATTCCTTTAGAAACTGGAAATACGCAAGGAAAAGGTTGCAAAAAAGATACCCAAACGAATTATATCGCATAGACTCTGCGTTATTCGTTCTTGTGCTGGACGAGTCCCAGGAGGAAACTATTAATAGTGACGACGACGCCGCCGACATTAGCCAGAAATTTAATAGGACTATCACTGAACGAGACAAGAAATGCACTTCTGCAAATTGTAAAAGAGTATATTATGGTACTTCTATAATAAACAACAAAGGCCATCAAGTGGGCTCATGTGTCTCTCGTTGGTACGACAAATTACAATTGGTTGTCACTGCAGATGCCAAAGCCACGGTGATTTGGGATTCATTCACCTGTGATGGGTCAGTCGTGCTTAGATTCACGTCCGAAATTTACACGGAATCTGTTTTGAGATTAGCCAGAGACGTTAATGCCGGCGATCCGCAATTCTCGCTATGGCCAAACGTCACCCAAACAGATCCTGAAACTAAGAAATTAATGACGGCGACTATAAATGCAAATAGCGAGGGCCCAACCGAAATTGATCCTAAATCAGTTGTGGAAAAAATCGATTGGTCCTTTAGCAACATCCTGAATACACATGTACATTTGTCAGAGACAAAACTAGCtgatttgatttccaaATATGACATTGTTCGCTCTTCTATTCCCTTGGGTAGAAGGTCAGCCCAGAGATTAGGCATCAAGCCTGACTCAATGGTGCAAGTTGCTTTACAAATTGCCCATTATGCATTATACGGTAGAATGGTCTTTGGATTTGAGCCGATATCCACTCGtggtttcaaaaattcaaggTCGTCATTTAttaatattcaaaatcagGAACTCCTAGAACTATGTCAGTTATTTATTTCTAGCTCCATCGATGGGACGGGGAAACTAGACAAATTTATTCAAACCTGTGAAACGCACCATGAAATGGTGAAAAATGCCAAATCAGGTGTCGGTTATGAAAAGCATTTCAATGCTTTGAAGTATCTTTTCAAGTTTCATGACCATTTTGGTATCTCCCTAAATGGTGATGAATCATCTGTTGCAAAAgacctttttgaaaacccATTGGTTTTGCCTTTCTCACAACCTGAATTGATCGTCGCCAATTGTGGTAATGCTGCCACTACAACATTCGGTATAACGCCTGCTGTACCCCAAGGATTCGGCATAGGTTACATTATCAAAGATGATCAAGTGGATTTAACCGTGACATCGCAATTCAGACAGGGCGACAGATTGATGTTCATGTTAAACTGGGTCTTAGGTGAAATTCGTTCGTATTGGAGGATGTCTCGCGGTACTTCCCATAACAAAACTGGTGTAAAGATTAGCCCTGTGGTAGATAAATTGTATGAAATGGACAATGCAATCAACAACCCCTCAAAACACAATGGCTACACGGTTTCTGGAACTCGCCAaacatcttcatcatcacaAGTAAATTTGAACAGATATGGtggattttttgatttggaaagtCACATAGACAGTAGAAATATCTCCAAATCAccatctttgaagaacttGCAGAAAAACTTCAATGGGTTGATGGTGAATGCAGAGAATGATCATTCAAGCTCAGCAGTATCCGTCCCaacagaaaaggaaaaattgaacACAGGCCatgaaattttacaaattcAACCACGAGAGTTGGCCAGTAACAGATTGGAAGCAGGAGACGAGACGGATATTGATGCTGGCAATACCGATGGCAtatcatcgtcttcttccGCTACGTCTTTGAGTTCCAAGAAACGTAACGTCATCAACTCGAGATTCGACATCGATTTTGATCGTAGTCGCGTGGGCAGAAAAGTCGCTACTTTGGATCAATAA
- the GCD11 gene encoding translation initiation factor eIF2 subunit gamma: MSDLQDQEPTIIINGNLDPVGEPDFIEETEVVAQEAEENEEADKPKKKVAFTGLEEDGESEEERRKREFEEGGGLPEQPLNPDFSELNPLSAEIINRQATINIGTIGHVAHGKSTVVRAISGVQTVRFKDELERNITIKLGYANAKIYKCQEPTCPEPDCYRSFKSDKEINPKCQRPGCPGRYKLIRHVSFVDCPGHDILMSTMLSGAAVMDAALLLIAGNESCPQPQTSEHLAAIEIMKLKHVIILQNKVDLMREESALEHQKSILKFIRGTIADGAPIVPISAQLKYNIDAVNEFIVKTIPVPPRDFMVSPRLIVIRSFDVNKPGAEIEDLKGGVAGGSILNGVFKLGDEIEIRPGIVTKDDKGKIQCKPIFSNIVSLFAEQNDLKFAVPGGLIGVGTKVDPTLCRADRLVGQVVGATGHLPNIYTDIEINYFLLRRLLGVKTDGQKQAKVRKLEPNEVLMVNIGSTATGARVVAVKADMARLQLTSPACTEVNEKIALSRRIEKHWRLIGWATIKKGTTLEPIA, encoded by the coding sequence ATGAGCGACTTACAAGATCAAGAACCGACCATTATTATCAACGGTAATTTGGACCCAGTCGGTGAACCAGatttcattgaagaaactgaagTTGTAGCTCAAGAggcagaagaaaatgaagaagccgacaaaccaaagaagaaagttgCATTCACTGGCTTGGAAGAAGATGGGGAATCTGAAgaggaaagaagaaaaagagaattcGAAGAAGGTGGTGGTTTACCCGAACAACCACTAAACCCtgatttttcagaattAAACCCACTATCTGCAGAAATTATCAACAGACAAGCCACGATAAATATCGGTACCATTGGACATGTTGCCCATGGTAAGTCCACAGTCGTTAGAGCTATTTCTGGTGTCCAAACAGTTCGTTTCAAGGATGAATTAGAACGTAACATTACTATTAAATTAGGTTATGCCAATGCTAAAATTTACAAATGTCAAGAACCTACATGTCCTGAACCCGATTGTTATAGATCTTTCAAATCCgataaagaaatcaatCCTAAATGTCAAAGACCAGGTTGTCCTGGGCGCTACAAGTTGATCCGTCACGTTTCGTTTGTCGACTGTCCCGGTCACGATATCTTAATGAGTACTATGTTGTCAGGTGCCGCTGTTATGGACGCAGCCTTACTTTTAATCGCAGGTAATGAATCCTGTCCACAACCCCAAACCTCAGAACATTTAGCTGCCATTGAAATTATGAAATTGAAGCATGTTATCATCTTACAAAACAAGGTTGATTTGATGCGTGAAGAAAGTGCCTTGGAACATCAAAAATCTATCTTGAAATTTATTAGAGGTACCATTGCCGACGGCGCTCCAATTGTACCAATCTCCGCTCAATTGAAGTATAACATCGATGCTGTCAATGAATTTATTGTTAAGACTATTCCTGTACCACCAAGAGACTTCATGGTTTCTCCAAGGTTAATCGTCATTCGTTCATTTGATGTCAATAAGCCAGGTGCTGAgattgaagatttgaaaggTGGTGTTGCCGGTGGCTCTATCCTAAACGGTGTCTTCAAACTAGGCGATGAAATCGAAATTAGACCAGGTATCGTTACTAAGGATGACAAAGGTAAAATCCAATGTAAaccaattttttccaaCATCGTTTCCTTATTCGCTGAACAAAACGATTTGAAATTCGCTGTTCCTGGTGGTTTAATTGGTGTGGGTACAAAAGTTGACCCTACTTTATGTAGAGCCGATCGTCTTGTTGGCCAAGTCGTTGGTGCTACTGGTCATTTACCAAACATTTACACCGATATTGAAATCAACTATTTCTTATTACGTCGTCTACTAGGTGTTAAAACAGATGGTCAAAAGCAAGCTAAAGTCAGAAAGTTGGAACCAAATGAAGTTCTTATGGTCAATATCGGTTCTACCGCTACAGGTGCTCGTGTTGTTGCCGTTAAAGCTGATATGGCAAGATTACAATTGACATCACCTGCTTGTACTGAAGTTAACGAGAAGATTGCTTTATCGAGACGTATTGAAAAGCATTGGCGTTTGATTGGTTGGGCTACTATTAAGAAGGGTACTACTTTGGAACCAATTGCTTAA